A single region of the Hippoglossus hippoglossus isolate fHipHip1 chromosome 17, fHipHip1.pri, whole genome shotgun sequence genome encodes:
- the ccdc24 gene encoding coiled-coil domain-containing protein 24, with translation MQSPDESQLWCRGPSLWSLISEHVPGSELSKIRMALGHFLVDMYTEVHTEAEIWYEMWQESQRGGGHGSRAGAPLPRQQGSPLADPPAVKELVRAEVKMLLQMLRERAGREGRDGEELLFRYKPETVNYALGHFDRRYRDCTSPGDTENGSRPSSCCSVQSSAEDEIEAVRDKLNVIDIDQVVDRLRSVLMEECEVLKRLVQDLKKNIKQKFRSRSDFEKSEPSLAELRELRGEIQMDLELYPSSLATSSPASPSLPVKELKTRFRRSTGRKASDETLQAFHSASVPRPHPPAPLCQPRPPAGPPPTKTSASRTHGSTLASNVSSRPPICLKLTTSRPVNSHFTSDVTTIKSDHNPHLSPEQHSAGVHCRPPKAERNSPVHEAQISSHRSLSREDDLPQKERKSSSRHISVTPSHIPALSPVSDAGSHYNSRTDQAGSTLGKSETPNGQRKSTCGGGVVSADDEERRKRTPGSFYSSVMSETGSRPSRNGDRKGNSRIDRYKISNLQKGITLGNHHLTAHSSSHSESNCEQEQLKAAIQPASVQLEGKVFTFPKRPLGGATSQPAGVEETQTEPAINRFHQPAPPSRVST, from the exons ATGCAGTCCCCGGATGAAAGCCAGCTCTGGTGCCGTGGCCCGTCCCTGTGGAGCCTGATCTCTGAACATGTTCCCGGGTCGGAATTGTCAAAGATCCGCATGGCACTGGGCCACTTCCTGGTTGACATGTACACAGAAGTGCACACTGAg GCCGAGATTTGGTACGAGATGTGGCAGGAGAGCCAGCGAGGCGGAGGCCACGGCAGCAGGGCAGGGGCCCCGCTCCCACGTCAGCAGGGCTCCCCCCTGGCTGACCCCCCTGCCGTCAAAGAGCTGGTGAGGGCTGAGGTCAAGATGTTACTACAGATGCTCAGAGAAAGAGCCGGCAGGGAGGGAAG AGACGGCGAGGAGCTCCTATTTCGGTACAAACCTGAGACTGTAAACTACGCCCTTGGTCACTTTGACAGACGTTACAGGGACTGTACGAGCCCTGGAGACACTGAGAACGGAAGCAG acCCAGCTCCTGCTGTTCAGTCCAGTCCAGCGCTGAAGACGAGATAGAGGCAGTGAGAGACAAGCTGAACGTCATTGACATTGACCAAGTGGTGGACCGCCTCAG gtcTGTGCTAATGGAGGAATGTGAAGTGTTGAAGAGACTGGTGCAGGATTTGAAG aaaaatattaaacaaaagTTCAGGAGCAGAAGTGATTTTGAGAAATCCGAACCTTCACTCGCAG agttgAGAGAGTTAAGAGGTGAAATCCAAATGGACTTGGAGCTTTACCCCTCTTCACTTGCCACTTCATCGCCGGCCTCGCCCTCTCTCCCTGTGAAGGAACTGAAAACCAGGTTCAG ACGGTCAACAGGACGAAAGGCCTCTGATGAGACTCTACAAGCTTTCCACTCTGCATCAGTCCCAAGACCACATCCACCTGCTCCACTGTGCCAGCCCAGGCCCCCAGCCGGACCTCCTCCCACTAAGACTTCTGCGTCCAGGACTCATGGAAGCACATTAGCCTCCAATGTGTCAAGCAGGCCACCTATCTGCCTCAAACTCACGACTTCCAGGCCTGTGAACAGTCACTTCACCAGCGACGTGACAACAATTAAAAGCGACCACAACCCCCATCTTTCTCCAGAGCAGCACAGTGCTGGTGTCCACTGCAGGCCCCCGAAAGCTGAGAGAAACTCCCCTGTGCATGAAGCCCAAATTTCATCCCATCGCAGCCTGAGCAGAGAAGATGATTTACcacagaaggagaggaaaagcaGCTCAAGACACATCAGTGTTACCCCCTCACACATTCCAGCACTCAGCCCTGTAAGTGATGCAGGCAGTCACTACAACAGCAGGACTGACCAGGCTGGGTCAACATTGGGGAAATCAGAGACACCAAATGGGCAAAGGAAAAGTACCTGTGGGGGTGGTGTAGTGTCAGCAGATGAtgaagagagaaggaagaggactCCTGGGAGTTTTTATTCTTCAGTCATGTCTGAAACTGGGAGCCGTCCTTCAAGAAACGGTGACAGAAAGGGCAACAGTCGAATTGATAGATATAAAATCAGTAATCTTCAGAAGGGAATCACCCTTGGTAACCATCATTTGACAGCTCACTCCTCAAGTCATTCAGAAAGCAATTGTGAACAAGAACAGCTCAAAGCAGCCATTCAGCCGGCGTCTGTACAGTTAGAGGGAAAAGTCTTTACTTTCCCCAAAAGACCACTCGGAGGCGCCACAAGTCAACCGGCGGgtgtggaggagacacagacagagccGGCTATCAACAGGTTTCACCAGCCAGCTCCTCCTTCAAGAGTGTCAACATGA